The proteins below come from a single Chitinophaga pinensis DSM 2588 genomic window:
- a CDS encoding ParA family protein, translated as MARVIAIANQKGGVGKTTSAINLASSLAVLEYKTLLVDADPQANSTTGLGFDLRNIQQSLYDCMVNEGQAKDVILESDTPNLKVLPSHIDLVGAELELINHPNREQVMKQVIDAVKEDYDFVIVDCSPSLGLITVNALVASDSVIIPVQCEFFALEGLGKLLNTIKIVQSRLNTNLAIEGILMTMYDGRLRLSNQVVDEVKQHFEESVFNTIIHRNTKLGEAPSFGKSVIMYDAASTGAINYLNLAKEILQKNNFTRINLEDKILAINNEQSE; from the coding sequence ATGGCAAGAGTAATTGCAATCGCTAATCAGAAAGGTGGGGTAGGGAAAACTACCAGTGCTATTAACCTGGCAAGCAGCCTGGCTGTACTGGAGTATAAAACATTGCTGGTAGATGCGGATCCGCAGGCTAACAGCACCACCGGTTTAGGTTTTGACCTGCGTAATATACAGCAGAGTTTATATGACTGTATGGTAAATGAAGGGCAGGCCAAAGATGTCATCCTGGAATCGGATACGCCGAACCTGAAAGTGCTGCCTTCCCATATTGATCTGGTAGGTGCAGAACTGGAGCTCATCAACCACCCGAACAGGGAACAGGTGATGAAGCAGGTGATCGATGCTGTAAAAGAGGACTATGATTTCGTAATAGTAGACTGCTCCCCTTCCCTGGGTCTGATCACCGTAAACGCACTCGTGGCGTCCGACTCCGTGATCATCCCTGTACAGTGTGAGTTCTTTGCACTGGAAGGTCTGGGTAAGTTGTTAAATACCATTAAGATCGTCCAGAGCCGTCTGAATACCAACCTGGCTATTGAAGGCATCCTGATGACCATGTACGATGGCCGTCTGCGTCTCAGCAACCAGGTAGTAGACGAAGTAAAACAACACTTCGAAGAAAGCGTATTCAACACCATCATTCACCGTAATACCAAACTGGGTGAAGCACCAAGCTTTGGTAAATCCGTTATCATGTACGATGCGGCCAGTACCGGTGCAATCAACTACCTCAACCTGGCAAAGGAAATTCTGCAAAAGAATAACTTTACACGTATTAACCTGGAAGATAAAATCTTAGCAATTAACAATGAGCAATCAGAGTAA
- a CDS encoding metal-dependent hydrolase — protein sequence MKFTYYGHSSFGIEIKGKKIVFDPFITHNELAKTVDINKIEADYIFCSHGHDDHVADLVVLAKRTNATIVGAYELTSWAGRQGLERVHPMNTGGKWQFDFGTVKCVVAHHSSGMPDGSYGGNPMGFVFTTDEGNFYFAGDTALTLDMQLIPKFAKLDFAVLPIGDNFTMGADDAIVAAGFVECKRIIGVHYDTFGYIKIDKEKTQQQFAAAGLELLLPAIGSSIDL from the coding sequence ATGAAGTTTACCTATTACGGCCATTCGAGTTTCGGGATAGAGATTAAAGGAAAGAAGATTGTTTTTGACCCGTTCATTACACACAACGAGTTGGCAAAAACAGTGGATATCAACAAGATAGAAGCAGATTATATCTTTTGCTCCCACGGGCATGACGATCATGTGGCGGACCTGGTAGTACTGGCAAAACGTACCAATGCAACGATTGTCGGAGCATATGAACTGACAAGCTGGGCGGGCAGACAAGGTCTTGAGCGGGTACATCCGATGAACACCGGGGGGAAATGGCAGTTTGACTTTGGAACCGTGAAATGTGTGGTTGCCCATCACTCCAGCGGTATGCCGGATGGATCCTACGGAGGTAATCCGATGGGATTCGTATTTACAACTGACGAAGGAAATTTTTATTTTGCAGGAGATACAGCGCTGACTTTAGATATGCAACTCATACCAAAGTTTGCTAAACTGGATTTTGCAGTTTTACCAATAGGCGATAATTTCACAATGGGAGCTGACGATGCAATTGTGGCGGCAGGGTTTGTTGAGTGCAAGCGTATAATCGGGGTTCATTATGACACCTTTGGATATATCAAGATAGATAAGGAGAAGACGCAGCAGCAATTTGCGGCCGCAGGCCTGGAATTGTTACTGCCGGCAATAGGAAGTAGCATTGATCTTTAG
- a CDS encoding metallophosphoesterase: protein MRTGWNSIVLIFILLLLDLYVFMAIRAIFSHSSKRVRNIATGTYWAVSALVLITIALLPYLNWQDWPANTRSYILTVLFGIVFAKVLAAVFMLLDDLRRGVQWIISYFTRRSQRTASLPGGISRSRFFSQVALLLGGGMFATLMYGLSNKYNYRVHKLKLSFKNLPPAFKGLRIVQISDIHSGSLTDKEAVIKGVEMINAQKGDIILFTGDLVNDRASEMDNLMDVFRQVKAPMGVYSTLGNHDYGDYYAWPDKDANGYSALRTQNLEQLKQVHADMGWRLLMNEHVTLERGGQEIALLGIENWSAMSRFPKYGDMKKAYAGASHQPFKILMSHDPTHWDAQVRTEYPDIDLMLAGHTHGMQFGVEIPGFKWSPARFIYKEWAGLYKEGNQRLYVNRGFGFLGYPGRVGILPEITVIELA, encoded by the coding sequence ATGCGCACCGGATGGAATTCGATAGTACTGATATTCATACTGTTATTACTGGATCTTTACGTTTTCATGGCCATTAGGGCCATTTTCAGCCACTCTTCAAAGAGAGTCCGCAATATAGCAACCGGCACTTACTGGGCGGTTTCTGCCCTGGTACTCATAACGATCGCTCTTTTGCCCTACCTGAACTGGCAGGACTGGCCGGCCAATACGCGCTCTTATATCCTGACCGTGCTCTTCGGGATCGTTTTTGCGAAAGTACTGGCGGCGGTATTTATGCTGCTGGACGATCTCCGTCGGGGTGTCCAGTGGATCATCAGTTATTTTACCCGGAGATCGCAACGTACAGCTTCCTTACCGGGCGGTATCTCCCGTTCCCGCTTTTTCTCCCAGGTAGCCCTGCTGCTGGGTGGTGGTATGTTTGCTACCCTTATGTACGGATTGTCCAATAAATACAACTACCGGGTACATAAACTGAAACTTTCCTTTAAAAACCTGCCGCCTGCTTTTAAAGGGCTGCGGATCGTGCAGATATCTGATATTCATTCCGGTAGTCTGACTGACAAGGAAGCCGTGATCAAAGGCGTGGAAATGATCAATGCCCAGAAGGGGGATATCATCCTCTTTACCGGCGACCTGGTTAATGACCGTGCTTCCGAGATGGACAACCTCATGGATGTGTTTCGCCAGGTGAAAGCGCCGATGGGGGTTTATTCTACCCTGGGTAACCACGATTATGGTGATTATTACGCCTGGCCGGACAAAGATGCCAATGGTTACAGTGCATTGCGTACGCAAAACCTGGAGCAGCTGAAACAGGTGCACGCCGACATGGGCTGGCGCTTACTGATGAATGAACATGTGACGCTGGAACGTGGCGGACAGGAAATTGCGTTGCTGGGTATTGAGAACTGGAGTGCTATGAGTCGCTTCCCTAAATACGGCGACATGAAAAAGGCTTATGCGGGCGCCTCTCACCAGCCCTTTAAAATACTGATGTCGCACGATCCTACCCATTGGGATGCGCAGGTCAGAACAGAATACCCTGATATTGATCTGATGCTGGCCGGTCATACCCACGGTATGCAGTTCGGTGTGGAAATCCCTGGTTTTAAATGGAGTCCCGCCCGTTTTATCTATAAAGAATGGGCAGGTCTCTATAAAGAAGGTAATCAGCGGCTGTATGTCAACAGGGGTTTCGGATTTCTGGGGTATCCAGGTCGTGTGGGGATCCTTCCGGAGATCACTGTTATCGAACTGGCTTAA
- a CDS encoding porin family protein, whose translation MKKLFLAIAVLSVTAVSTVNAQTKFLRFGLKGGANLGKLDGQGYKDGFKLGYHLGGFAQVNLSKGFGVQGELIFSSSTVKTTDNFNEVINPDNLNDPTNNDKKIKLNYLSIPLLANISLGSPRVKLQVGPQFSALVSDKNVIKGADEAFKGGDVSGVAGLWLQLPIINISARYIVGFTDVKGVSTVTDRGNWKNQAIQLGVGVTL comes from the coding sequence ATGAAAAAACTGTTTCTCGCGATCGCAGTACTCAGCGTGACTGCCGTTTCTACTGTAAATGCTCAGACAAAATTCTTAAGATTCGGTCTTAAAGGTGGTGCAAACCTGGGTAAACTGGACGGTCAGGGTTACAAAGATGGCTTCAAGCTCGGTTACCACCTGGGTGGTTTTGCACAGGTAAATCTTAGCAAAGGTTTTGGTGTACAGGGTGAGTTGATCTTCTCTTCTTCTACTGTAAAAACTACAGACAATTTTAATGAGGTAATCAATCCGGACAATCTGAATGATCCTACCAACAACGACAAAAAAATCAAACTGAACTACCTGAGCATCCCATTGCTGGCAAACATCTCTTTGGGTAGCCCGCGTGTGAAACTACAGGTTGGTCCTCAGTTCAGCGCACTTGTAAGTGACAAGAACGTGATTAAAGGTGCAGACGAAGCTTTCAAAGGCGGCGATGTATCCGGCGTTGCCGGTCTGTGGTTACAGCTGCCTATCATTAATATCAGTGCCCGTTACATCGTTGGCTTCACTGACGTTAAAGGTGTAAGCACTGTAACGGACAGAGGTAACTGGAAAAACCAGGCGATTCAGCTGGGTGTAGGTGTGACATTATAA
- the lon gene encoding endopeptidase La: protein MNKFYFANSEEEMEFMPIIPLNEETDGLEDDKIPDELALLPLRNTVLFPGVVLPITVGRDKSIKAVNDAYKADKLIGVVAQKDSTVEDPNLVDLSNVGTVARIVKLIKMPDGGTTIIIQGRKRFKISEVVSEDPYFKARIELLQDEIVTDDPEFDAYISSIKDLAGQIIQLSPNLPSEASIILKNIENESFLVHFVSSNLNCDLKDKQQLLEINNLRTRAELLLKLLQVELQLAELKNKITNKTKADLDKQQREYFLQQQLKSIKEELGGDSNDREVKELQRKAETKQWTEAAAELFRKGIEKLERMHPSTPDYSVVYNHLDLMLDLPWKHYTEDSYDLKKAKKILDNDHYGMDKIKERILEYLAVLKLKGDMKSPILCFVGPPGIGKTSLGRSIASAIGRKYVRLSLGGLHDESEIRGHRKTYIGAMPGRLLQSIRKVKTSNPVMILDEIDKIGNDHRGDPSSAMLEVLDPEQNGTFYDNYLELEYDLSKVLFIATANNINAISPALRDRLEIIDLSGYSIEEKVEIAKRHLVPKQKEAHGLKSLKMRISNGILERIVQDYTRESGVRELDRQLASIMRAIAKDVALEEEIPDSLTEEHVERILGKGRYSNEIYKVGNPPGVAVGLAWTYVGGDILFIETSLSEGKGELKLTGNLGNVMKESVSTALSYLQAHAAEFKIDPKLFGQRTIHVHVPEGAVPKDGPSAGITMLTALTSAFTGRKVKSYLAMTGEITLRGQVLPVGGIKEKILAAKRAGIKEIILCWQNEKDIKEINPDYIKGLKFHFVKEMNQVVDIALLKK, encoded by the coding sequence ATGAATAAATTCTATTTTGCAAACTCGGAAGAAGAGATGGAGTTCATGCCGATTATCCCTCTGAACGAGGAGACTGATGGGCTGGAAGATGATAAAATACCTGATGAACTGGCGTTATTGCCACTTAGAAATACAGTACTTTTTCCTGGCGTAGTGCTGCCAATCACAGTTGGCAGAGACAAATCCATAAAGGCAGTGAATGATGCCTATAAGGCAGATAAGCTGATCGGTGTGGTTGCACAAAAGGATAGTACCGTTGAGGATCCCAACCTTGTAGATCTTTCCAATGTAGGCACTGTAGCCCGCATTGTTAAACTGATAAAAATGCCGGATGGTGGCACAACCATCATTATTCAGGGTCGTAAACGTTTCAAAATCAGTGAAGTAGTTTCGGAAGATCCTTATTTCAAAGCCCGTATCGAATTGTTGCAGGATGAAATAGTGACAGACGATCCGGAATTTGACGCTTATATCTCCTCCATCAAAGACCTGGCAGGTCAGATCATTCAGTTATCACCTAATCTGCCATCTGAAGCCAGCATCATCCTGAAGAACATTGAAAATGAGTCTTTCCTGGTGCACTTTGTATCCTCCAACCTGAACTGTGATCTGAAAGATAAACAGCAGCTGCTGGAAATCAATAACCTGCGCACCCGTGCAGAGTTATTACTGAAGCTGTTACAGGTGGAACTGCAATTGGCGGAGCTGAAAAACAAGATTACCAATAAAACCAAGGCAGATCTCGATAAACAACAACGTGAATATTTCCTGCAGCAGCAGCTGAAATCCATCAAGGAAGAACTGGGGGGCGATTCTAACGACCGTGAGGTAAAGGAATTGCAGCGTAAGGCAGAAACGAAACAATGGACGGAAGCAGCCGCAGAATTATTCCGCAAGGGTATTGAGAAGCTGGAGCGTATGCATCCCAGCACACCGGATTACTCCGTGGTGTACAATCACCTGGATCTGATGCTGGACCTGCCATGGAAGCATTATACAGAAGACAGTTACGACCTGAAAAAGGCGAAAAAGATACTGGACAACGACCACTATGGTATGGACAAGATCAAGGAGCGTATCCTGGAATACCTGGCCGTACTGAAACTGAAAGGTGACATGAAGTCGCCGATCCTGTGTTTTGTGGGTCCTCCGGGTATTGGTAAAACCTCCCTGGGTCGTTCTATAGCCAGTGCGATCGGCCGTAAGTATGTAAGACTCAGCCTTGGCGGTCTGCATGACGAAAGTGAGATCAGAGGTCACCGTAAGACGTACATCGGCGCTATGCCGGGTCGTCTTTTACAGTCCATCCGTAAGGTGAAAACATCCAATCCGGTAATGATCCTGGATGAGATTGATAAGATAGGTAACGACCATCGTGGCGATCCAAGTTCTGCGATGCTGGAAGTACTGGATCCTGAACAGAACGGCACTTTTTATGACAACTACCTGGAGCTGGAATATGACCTGAGCAAGGTGTTGTTTATTGCTACTGCGAATAATATCAATGCGATCAGTCCCGCTTTACGCGACAGGCTGGAAATCATTGACCTGAGTGGTTATTCCATTGAAGAAAAGGTGGAAATCGCGAAGCGTCACCTGGTGCCAAAACAGAAAGAGGCACACGGTTTGAAATCCCTTAAAATGCGTATCAGCAATGGTATACTGGAAAGGATCGTACAGGATTACACCCGTGAAAGCGGTGTACGTGAACTGGACAGACAGCTGGCTTCTATCATGCGTGCAATTGCCAAGGATGTGGCGCTGGAGGAAGAAATTCCGGATAGTTTGACGGAAGAGCATGTGGAGCGTATCCTGGGTAAAGGCCGTTATTCTAATGAGATCTATAAAGTGGGTAATCCTCCCGGCGTAGCCGTAGGATTGGCCTGGACATATGTAGGGGGAGATATCCTGTTTATCGAGACCAGTCTGAGTGAAGGAAAAGGAGAGCTGAAACTGACCGGTAACCTGGGTAATGTGATGAAGGAGTCAGTAAGTACGGCCTTGAGCTATCTGCAGGCACATGCAGCGGAGTTCAAAATCGATCCGAAGTTATTCGGACAGCGTACTATTCACGTACATGTGCCGGAAGGCGCGGTACCGAAGGATGGTCCGAGTGCGGGTATTACCATGCTGACGGCATTGACGTCTGCTTTTACCGGCAGAAAGGTGAAGTCTTACCTGGCGATGACGGGCGAGATCACCCTGCGCGGACAGGTACTGCCGGTGGGAGGTATCAAGGAAAAGATCCTGGCTGCCAAAAGGGCGGGTATTAAGGAAATCATCCTGTGCTGGCAGAATGAAAAGGATATTAAGGAGATCAATCCCGACTATATCAAGGGCCTGAAATTTCATTTTGTAAAAGAAATGAACCAAGTGGTAGATATAGCGTTATTAAAGAAGTAA
- the porQ gene encoding type IX secretion system protein PorQ codes for MRKNIIALLLALPYLCCLIPSAKAQVLGGKNVFSFLDLPVAPQVAALGSTNVSLQNNDIALSSLNPALLRPSMDQHLQVNYTNYFGGVQYAHALFGYHAEKYQTTFAGGIQYINYGRITETDATGMAQGTFWPRDMAIQVTASRRYLERWFYGLTMQYVHSAYQQYKASGLAFHVGLNYQDTAHHWQAGLVFRNMGVQLKTYTKGNQEPLPFDLQVGVSKKLEGAPLQFSATIHHVHQFDVRYADPDFREGTVISDGDTARTGGTADKIFRHFILAAQWEIGRYIELTTAYNHLRRQELGMPQQKGMSGFSGGLGIITRRLQLRYARSWYQRSEALNQLGINLPLKEWRY; via the coding sequence ATGAGGAAGAACATTATTGCGCTATTGCTCGCATTGCCATACCTATGTTGTCTGATACCGTCTGCCAAAGCCCAGGTGCTGGGTGGAAAAAATGTGTTTTCATTCCTTGATCTTCCGGTAGCACCACAGGTGGCTGCATTAGGCAGTACAAATGTGAGTTTACAGAATAACGACATTGCTTTATCTTCTCTCAATCCGGCCTTATTGCGTCCGTCTATGGACCAGCATCTGCAGGTGAATTATACCAATTATTTCGGGGGAGTACAGTATGCCCATGCGCTTTTCGGCTATCATGCAGAGAAATACCAGACGACCTTTGCGGGTGGGATACAATATATCAATTATGGCAGGATCACGGAGACGGATGCTACCGGCATGGCGCAGGGTACATTCTGGCCCCGGGATATGGCGATTCAGGTAACTGCTTCCCGCCGTTACCTGGAAAGGTGGTTTTATGGTCTCACCATGCAATATGTACATTCAGCCTATCAGCAGTACAAGGCTTCCGGACTGGCATTTCATGTAGGGCTGAACTACCAGGATACAGCGCATCACTGGCAGGCCGGTCTGGTATTCCGTAATATGGGGGTGCAGCTGAAGACGTATACGAAGGGTAACCAGGAACCTTTGCCTTTCGACCTGCAGGTGGGTGTTTCAAAGAAACTGGAAGGTGCGCCTTTACAGTTTTCAGCAACGATCCACCATGTGCATCAATTTGATGTGCGTTATGCAGATCCTGACTTCCGGGAGGGAACGGTTATTTCTGATGGCGATACGGCGCGTACGGGAGGAACAGCCGATAAAATATTCCGGCATTTTATCCTGGCTGCGCAATGGGAGATAGGGCGTTACATTGAGCTGACAACGGCGTATAATCATCTTCGCCGGCAGGAGCTGGGGATGCCGCAGCAAAAGGGCATGAGTGGTTTTTCAGGCGGTCTGGGGATCATTACGAGGAGGTTGCAGTTAAGATATGCCCGTTCCTGGTATCAGCGGAGTGAGGCGCTCAATCAACTGGGGATTAATTTACCGTTAAAGGAATGGCGGTATTAA
- a CDS encoding pyridoxine 5'-phosphate synthase has product MTKLSVNINKFATLRNARGGNMPDILKVAQDCERFGADGITVHPRPDERHIRYQDVIDLKPLVTTEFNIEGYPSKEFMDLVLSVKPHQATLVPDPPDAITSNTGWDTIQHQSFLREVIGTLKAAGIRVSIFLNAETDKVEAAKTAGADRIELYTGPYAEEFERARTQPQNLQLFNAYKDTARAATATGLELNAGHDLNLDNLRFFKLHIPQLKEVSIGHALVCDALYYGLENTIQLYKRQLTEIE; this is encoded by the coding sequence ATGACCAAGCTAAGCGTAAACATCAACAAATTTGCTACTCTCCGTAATGCGCGGGGTGGCAATATGCCGGATATTCTGAAAGTGGCGCAGGATTGTGAGCGTTTCGGCGCAGACGGTATCACCGTACACCCAAGACCGGATGAAAGACATATCCGCTACCAGGATGTGATTGACCTGAAACCATTGGTAACAACAGAATTCAATATCGAAGGCTATCCTTCTAAAGAATTCATGGATCTCGTATTGTCCGTGAAGCCACATCAGGCTACCCTCGTGCCCGATCCGCCAGATGCCATTACTTCCAATACCGGCTGGGATACCATTCAGCACCAGTCCTTCCTCCGTGAAGTGATCGGTACACTGAAAGCTGCCGGTATCCGTGTTTCTATCTTCCTCAATGCAGAAACTGATAAAGTTGAAGCAGCTAAAACTGCCGGCGCTGACCGTATAGAACTCTATACCGGCCCCTATGCGGAAGAGTTTGAACGTGCCCGTACGCAACCACAGAACCTCCAGTTATTCAACGCCTATAAAGACACTGCACGCGCAGCTACTGCTACTGGCCTGGAACTGAATGCCGGACATGATCTGAATCTCGATAACCTGCGCTTCTTTAAACTGCATATTCCGCAGTTAAAAGAAGTATCCATCGGACATGCACTCGTATGTGATGCGCTGTATTATGGTCTGGAAAATACCATCCAGCTGTACAAAAGACAACTCACAGAGATAGAATAG
- the ahcY gene encoding adenosylhomocysteinase, producing MSTVANSNIDFNLAYKVKDMSLAEWGRKEIELAEAEMPGLMSLREEYGNTKPLQGARIAGCLHMTIQTAVLIETLVHLGAEVRWSSCNIFSTQDHAAAAVAAAGVPVFAWKGLNEQDFDWCIEQTLFFGSADRPLNMILDDGGDLTNMVFDKYTELIQHIKGLSEETTTGVHRLYERMEKGTLPVPAININDSVTKSKFDNKYGCRESCVDAIRRATDVMIAGKVAVVAGFGDVGKGSAESLRGAGARVIVTEIDPICALQAAMEGYEVKKMNDAVKEADIIVTTTGCRDIITGEHFKLMKDKCIVSNIGHFDIEIDVAWLNKNYGNTKVEIKPQVDKYTIDGKDIILLAEGRLVNLGCATGHPSFVMSNSFTNQTLAQLELWLNANNYENKVYVLPKHLDEKVARLHLKKIGVELDILTPTQSAYLNIPAEGPFKPDYYRY from the coding sequence ATGTCTACAGTAGCAAACTCTAACATCGACTTTAACCTTGCCTACAAGGTAAAAGATATGTCTCTGGCTGAATGGGGACGTAAGGAAATTGAACTTGCAGAAGCCGAGATGCCCGGTCTGATGTCTTTAAGAGAAGAATACGGTAACACCAAGCCTTTACAGGGTGCGCGTATTGCCGGTTGTCTGCACATGACTATCCAGACAGCTGTACTGATCGAAACCCTGGTACACCTGGGTGCTGAAGTACGCTGGAGCTCCTGCAATATCTTCTCTACACAGGATCATGCTGCTGCTGCTGTTGCTGCTGCAGGTGTACCTGTATTTGCATGGAAAGGTCTGAACGAACAGGATTTTGACTGGTGTATTGAACAGACCCTGTTCTTCGGTAGCGCTGACCGTCCGTTGAACATGATCCTGGACGATGGTGGTGACCTGACCAACATGGTATTCGATAAATACACTGAGCTGATCCAGCACATAAAAGGACTAAGTGAAGAAACCACTACCGGTGTTCACCGTCTGTACGAGCGTATGGAAAAAGGCACCCTGCCTGTTCCTGCGATCAACATCAACGACTCTGTTACCAAATCTAAATTTGATAACAAATACGGTTGCCGCGAATCCTGCGTAGATGCGATCCGTCGTGCTACTGACGTGATGATTGCCGGTAAAGTTGCCGTAGTTGCCGGTTTCGGTGACGTAGGTAAAGGTTCTGCTGAATCCCTGAGAGGTGCAGGCGCCCGTGTAATCGTTACTGAAATTGACCCGATCTGTGCACTGCAGGCCGCAATGGAAGGTTACGAAGTGAAAAAGATGAACGACGCTGTTAAAGAAGCAGATATCATCGTTACCACTACCGGTTGCCGCGATATCATCACCGGAGAGCACTTCAAACTGATGAAAGATAAATGTATCGTATCTAATATCGGTCACTTCGATATCGAGATCGACGTTGCATGGTTGAACAAAAACTACGGTAATACCAAAGTTGAAATCAAACCACAGGTAGATAAATACACCATCGATGGTAAAGATATCATCCTGCTGGCTGAAGGTCGCCTGGTAAACCTGGGTTGTGCTACCGGTCACCCGTCTTTCGTAATGAGTAACTCCTTCACCAACCAGACACTGGCTCAGCTGGAACTGTGGCTGAACGCAAACAACTACGAAAACAAAGTATACGTTCTGCCTAAGCACCTGGATGAAAAAGTTGCCCGTCTGCACCTGAAGAAAATCGGTGTGGAACTGGACATCCTGACACCAACACAGTCCGCTTACCTGAACATCCCTGCTGAAGGTCCGTTCAAACCGGATTACTACAGATACTAA